A section of the Glandiceps talaboti chromosome 8, keGlaTala1.1, whole genome shotgun sequence genome encodes:
- the LOC144439511 gene encoding methylosome protein WDR77-like, protein MASVPAAMEKYLDVIKHNSDGAVMFGASGLTGRYWAGSLWFYKDPSFAPDILKCSAGVATEAGVVDLEWIDDCRLALASDSGAIEVWQLVDGQSSFKNLFNLYEHDNSASTVSLNMRKNKAASGSADMSVKVWNLESQTSVSTYRVHLDTVWCVTWSNSNNDTFLSCSQDGSSILWDTRKAKPASYVVKNERFTSAPTCAAWQPDSQHMAAIGMESGQILIKDMRNLTQTVTEKMVHNRAVNRVAFSKKYSHWLGSVSDDSTVALTDISQAAKTIYRSRVHKDYVRGLSWSPTDNTMLTCGYDGKVHQHSFMPETLTSEGLTTPVAMDTNTDVMDLYSNKLKNLGSPARFAGRTIQA, encoded by the exons ATGGCTTCCGTACCTGCAGCAATGGAAAAATACTTAGATGTCATCAAACATAACAGCG ATGGAGCTGTGATGTTTGGGGCATCTGGTTTGACGGGACGTTATTGGGCTGGGTCACTATGGTTTTATAAAGATCCATCCTTTGCACCagatatattgaaatgtagtgCTGGAGTAGCCACAGAGGCTGGTGTTGTAGACTTGGAATGGATTGATGATTGCAGACTAGCTCTAGCTTCAGATTCAG GTGCAATTGAAGTTTGGCAGTTAGTGGATGGTCAGTCAAGCTTCAAGAATTTGTTTAACTTATATGAACATGACAACTCTGCTAGCACTGTCAGTCTGAACATGAGGAAGAACAAAGCTGCCAGTGGAAGTGCAGACATGAG TGTCAAGGTATGGAACTTGGAGAGTCAGACATCTGTTAGTACATACAGGGTTCATTTGGATACCGTCTGGTGTGTTACATGGAGTAATAGTAATAACGACACCTTTCTATCTTGTTCACAG GATGGTAGCAGTATACTATGGGACACAAGAAAAGCAAAGCCTGCCAGTTATGTTGTAAAAAATGAACGCTTTACATCTGCGCCGACCTGTGCTGCCTGGCAACCAGATAGTCAACACATGGCTGCTATTG GTATGGAGAGTGGACAGATATTGATAAAAGACATGAGAAATCTGACACAGACGGTTACAGAAAAGATGGTACATAACAGGGCTGTCAACAGAGTAGCTTTCTCTAAGAAGTA TTCTCATTGGTTGGGCTCTGTGTCAGATGATTCTACTGTAGCATTAACTGACATCTCACAAGCAGCAAAAACAAT TTATAGAAGCAGGGTGCACAAAGACTACGTCCGTGGTTTATCATGGAGCCCCACTGACAACACTATGCTGACCTGTGGGTACGACGGTAAAGTCCACCAACACAGCTTCATGCCAGAAACCTTGACTTCCGAAGGGCTAACTACACCGGTTGCCATGGATACTAACACTGATGTCATGGATCTCTATAGCAACAAACTTAAGAATCTAGGCTCCCCTGCAAGGTTTGCAGGTCGAACAATACAGGCTTAA
- the LOC144439128 gene encoding uncharacterized protein LOC144439128 isoform X1, with the protein MPAQASNLHEAAFYGDTREITKALAQGQDPNAFDKAGTSSVHKAAANGRTEALQVLVDKGGNVNLQDNTGCTSLHAAARNGHLNTLKWLVEHGGDIKVESAKGNTPRLSAKSQSQSEVVAYLKKLEREKFDWEPEDP; encoded by the exons ATGCCGGCACAAGCGAGTAATTTACACGAGGCTG CATTTTATGGTGATACACGGGAAATAACCAAGGCACTCGCTCAgggacag GATCCGAACGCCTTCGACAAAGCTGGTACAAGTTCAGTACACAAGGCTGCCGCCAACGGCAGGACAGAAGCTCTACAGGTATTGGTAGATAAGGGAGGCAACGTTAATCTACAGGACAATACTGGTTGTACTTCTTTACACGCAGCGGCAAGAAATGGACATCTAA ATACATTGAAATGGCTTGTGGAACATGGAGGCGACATCAAAGTGGAATCAGCTAAAGGGAATACGCCAAGACTTAGTGCTAAATCTCAATCACAGAGTGAAGTGGTCGCATACCTCAAAAAactag AACGTGAGAAGTTCGATTGGGAACCAGAAGATCCTTGA
- the LOC144439128 gene encoding uncharacterized protein LOC144439128 isoform X2, producing the protein MVALLSFYGDTREITKALAQGQDPNAFDKAGTSSVHKAAANGRTEALQVLVDKGGNVNLQDNTGCTSLHAAARNGHLNTLKWLVEHGGDIKVESAKGNTPRLSAKSQSQSEVVAYLKKLEREKFDWEPEDP; encoded by the exons ATGGTTGCCCTGTTAT CATTTTATGGTGATACACGGGAAATAACCAAGGCACTCGCTCAgggacag GATCCGAACGCCTTCGACAAAGCTGGTACAAGTTCAGTACACAAGGCTGCCGCCAACGGCAGGACAGAAGCTCTACAGGTATTGGTAGATAAGGGAGGCAACGTTAATCTACAGGACAATACTGGTTGTACTTCTTTACACGCAGCGGCAAGAAATGGACATCTAA ATACATTGAAATGGCTTGTGGAACATGGAGGCGACATCAAAGTGGAATCAGCTAAAGGGAATACGCCAAGACTTAGTGCTAAATCTCAATCACAGAGTGAAGTGGTCGCATACCTCAAAAAactag AACGTGAGAAGTTCGATTGGGAACCAGAAGATCCTTGA
- the LOC144438905 gene encoding ATP synthase peripheral stalk subunit b, mitochondrial-like: MLRALVCGTGALAARAKPVCLARVCVAAAPKMTFHTSSQDLMPYKMPEEGGKVRFGFLPEEWFTFFYKKTGVTGPYMFGTGLIMYLINKEIYVFSMETVHAAVFFGLLIYGVKKFGPMYAAAADKHIEEQLQTAYEAKNIEQVSLEDLINSEKKEQWRLEGRDMLFDARQENIAMQLEIAYRERLHTVAEEVKKKLDYHVEVENVKRRMQQDHMVNWIESSVIKSITPQQEKANIAQCIKDLKAMSARV, encoded by the exons ATGCTTCGAGCATTAGTCTGCGGTACAG gTGCTCTTGCTGCAAGGGCAAAACCTGTGTGTTTGGCCAGAGTATG tGTTGCGGCAGCACCAAAGATGACGTTCCATACATCTAGTCAGGATTTAATGCCTTATAAGATGCCAGAAGAAGGTGGCAAAGTTAGGTTTGGATTTTTACCTGAAGAGTGGTTCACATTTTTCTACAAAAAGACAGGTGTTACAG GTCCATATATGTTTGGTACTGGTCTCATTATGTATCTTATAAACAAAGAAATCTATGTATTCTCCATGGAGACTGTCCACGCAGCCGTCTTTTTTGGTCTGCTTATCTATGGTGTTAAGAAGTTTGGGCCCATGTACGCTGCTGCTGCAGATAAACACATCGAA GAACAACTACAAACTGCAtatgaggcaaaaaatatagaacAGGTCTCTCTAGAAGATCTGATTAATAGCGAAAAGAAAGAACAATGGCGACTTGAAGGCAGAGACATGCTGTTTGATGCTAGACAG GAGAATATTGCCATGCAACTAGAGATAGCATACAGAGAAAGACTACATACAGTAGCTGAGGAGGTCAAGAAGAAGTTG GACTACCATGTTGAAGTAGAGAATGTGAAGAGAAGGATGCAGCAAGACCACATGGTTAACTGGATTGAAAGTAGCGTTATTAAAAGTATCACACCTCAACAG gAAAAAGCAAACATAGCCCAGTGTATAAAAGACCTCAAAGCAATGTCAGCCAGGGTTTAG